Genomic segment of Bacteroidota bacterium:
AGATTGTGAGGCTCAGTAAAACCATGATTTTCTAATTCATCAAAAGTGATTTCATATACGCCGTCTTCTTTAACAGAAATCTTAAGCCATTTGCCCGATTTTAGAACTGAATGCTCTGCATAAGTTCTAATTGACTTATTCTCAGTTTTTGTAGATTTATCAGAAAGTTTTATCTCAAAACTAATAAGCTTCTCATATTTATTAGTTTGAATATTTTTTCTGATGGGAATAAAAGTTATCTGTAAAAATGCTTGTTTTCTTGAGCTGTATATTTGTGTATTTGTTTCAATTTCAGATGATAAAGAATTTAAATTCTCTATTTTATTAATTTGATTATGATCAAATTCTTCAAAAATTTGGTTTGATAATTCAACATCTATTTCTGCAATATTATTTTCAATTTTAATATTTTTAAAAAAATATGGAAAAAATGTATTTAAATCATTGTACACAGCATTTTTAAAACACAAAACTTCATTGAAATTAGTTGTTGAAGTTTTATCTTTTCTAAAATTTTCTGCTGCAATGTTTTGTTTCCATTCAATGGTTTCAATTTCTGCATCTGATTGTGCATAAATAAAAGTATTGAAAAATATGAGAATTGCTAAAACGCAGAAAAACAAGAGATTATAAAGCTTCATATTTAAAAAATTACTAAATTTAAAAAGAAAAATTTCTCTTTGAAATAAAATATTTATTTTTACAAAATGTTTTGAAAAAGTGAAACGCTATTTTATTTCTTATATTGCAGTTGCTTTTTGCAATAAACCGTTTATAAAACGGTTTATTAAAAAAACAATTTTGATAAATGAAATATTAATAAGAATTTGTAAAGAAATAATCAATTGTCGAAAATATTATTTATGTTAGAATATTTCAAGAATTATGTTTATAATTGCAATTTGACAAATTATTTTAACATATAGTAACAAACTGTATCATTGAAATGGTGAAACGTATAATAATTTTTGTTTTTGCAATAATAATTGGAGGCACTGAATTTGCTAATGCCCAAGACCCCGAATATTCGCAGTTTTATGCAAACTCATTATATTTGAATCCTGCATTTGCAGGCTCGGTTGTCTGCCCAAGGATTTCCTTAAATTACAGAAATCAGTGGCCTGCATTAGGTTCTACTTTTGTTAATTACAACATAGCAGCCGATGGTCATGTCGATTTTTTGCAAGGAGGAGTAGGCTTAAATTTGCTTAAAGACGTTCAGGGAGAAGGAGCAATAGAAACAACCAATATTGATTTAATGTACTCATATACTTCAAGAGTGCATAGAAATTTTGCTATTAAGGTTGGATTTCAGGTTTCTTATATTCAGCGAGTTTTAAATTGGTCTGATTTGGTATTTCCAGACATGATTGATAGATTATACGGAATTATTTATAATACTCTAGAGACTAAGCCGACAAATTTGTCTGAAGGATATTTCGATTTCTCAACAGGATTTCTTGGTTATAATACTCAAAAGAAATACTATTTCGGATTCGCAGTTCATCATCTGT
This window contains:
- a CDS encoding PorP/SprF family type IX secretion system membrane protein, with translation MVKRIIIFVFAIIIGGTEFANAQDPEYSQFYANSLYLNPAFAGSVVCPRISLNYRNQWPALGSTFVNYNIAADGHVDFLQGGVGLNLLKDVQGEGAIETTNIDLMYSYTSRVHRNFAIKVGFQVSYIQRVLNWSDLVFPDMIDRLYGIIYNTLETKPTNLSEGYFDFSTGFLGYNTQKKYYFGFAVHHLSQPEESFMGNSSAVLPRKYTAHFGIEIPVFNRRFKRGDFSVSPNIMYQRQQDFEQINVGMYFSRKDFVAGVWMRQNLDLHYDAVIMLVGFVKDNLKFSYSYDLTISKMAKETLGAHEVTLSVLLPCRQKRKKWESIACPTF